In Triticum urartu cultivar G1812 chromosome 6, Tu2.1, whole genome shotgun sequence, the following proteins share a genomic window:
- the LOC125512300 gene encoding pterocarpan synthase 1-like: MAFSPSLQLALLVALVLSAPAPAALAAGSKATRIRLYIHERFEGANATVASPLLRSPLGGNATFGEPGVIDDELRAGPRPGSDLVGRFQGFFVGTDRAGPSYLSTVTLVFAAGERRGSTLTVQGQYHFDFDGAAVERAVVGGTGVFRMARGYSVMKVVSAPTPQTVVFRIDLFVLLPRPGHYF; this comes from the coding sequence ATGGCCTTCTCACCGTCGTTGCAGCTGGCGCTGCTCGTCGCCCTCGTCCTGTCCGCCCCGGCGCCCGCCGCTCTCGCGGCCGGCAGCAAGGCCACCCGCATCCGCCTCTACATCCACGAGAGGTTCGAGGGCGCGAACGCGACGGTGGCGTCGCCGCTGCTGCGGTCCCCGCTGGGCGGCAACGCCACCTTCGGGGAGCCCGGCGTGATCGACGACGAGCTCCGCGCCGGCCCGCGCCCCGGGTCTGACCTCGTCGGCAGATTCCAGGGCTTCTTCGTCGGCACGGACCGGGCCGGGCCGAGCTACCTGTCCACCGTCACGCTCGTGTTCGCCGCCGGGGAGCGCCGCGGGAGCACGCTGACGGTGCAGGGCCAGTACCATTTCGACTTCGATGGCGCGGCCGTGGAGCGCGCCGTCGTGGGCGGCACCGGGGTGTTCAGGATGGCGCGCGGGTACTCCGTCATGAAGGTCGTGAGCGCGCCGACGCCGCAGACGGTCGTGTTCAGGATCGACCTGTTCGTGCTCCTGCCCCGCCCCGGCCACTACTTCTAG